One Herbaspirillum rubrisubalbicans genomic window carries:
- a CDS encoding cytochrome b: protein MNNIDNPLPQPTRYHPYSVILHWVMFLLFVVALATIEYREDIPKGDPLRDLLRTVHMHAGQLVLILVILRLIARKMLGVPPELPMPKLQRLGAHAVHLLLYVVMIGLPLTGILFTQAGGRDVVFFGMTLPVILAKDMALRGPIKEVHELMGNAVYFLVGLHVLGALWHQLFDRMPILQRMSLRSSGKP, encoded by the coding sequence ATGAACAATATCGACAATCCCCTCCCGCAACCCACCCGCTATCACCCCTATTCCGTGATCCTGCACTGGGTCATGTTCCTGCTCTTCGTGGTGGCGCTGGCCACCATCGAGTATCGCGAAGACATCCCCAAGGGCGACCCACTGCGCGACCTGCTGCGCACGGTACACATGCACGCCGGCCAACTGGTGCTGATCCTGGTGATACTGCGCCTGATCGCCCGCAAGATGCTGGGCGTGCCGCCCGAGCTGCCCATGCCCAAGTTGCAGCGCCTGGGCGCGCACGCGGTGCACTTGCTGCTGTATGTCGTGATGATCGGCCTGCCGCTGACCGGCATCCTGTTCACCCAGGCTGGTGGCCGCGATGTGGTGTTCTTCGGCATGACCCTGCCGGTGATCCTGGCCAAGGACATGGCCCTGCGCGGACCGATCAAGGAAGTGCATGAATTGATGGGCAACGCGGTCTATTTCCTGGTCGGCCTGCACGTGCTGGGCGCGCTGTGGCACCAACTGTTCGACCGGATGCCGATCCTGCAGCGCATGTCGCTGCGGTCTTCCGGCAAGCCCTGA
- a CDS encoding sensor histidine kinase, producing the protein MRRSLQARLSLALTLAILLVAVGAGGFGFISAYRESIRVQDDLLMQVGALLARVGGSLPAEGAVGSYPGNDHESRISVQWLPGPDTDTDTVGVKDELPLPAGLKDGFQTVFMVHEDFRVYVQPLPSGRRIVLAQETDARNSIAYQSAWRALLPVLILVPVLLLALRRIVRKLFAPLSSLRQEIDQRRDDQLAPIATAALPTEIAPFVEAINRLLTRVQNAMTTQRRFVADAAHELRTPLTALSLQAERLQQSELSDTARERLQRLSSGIERSKALVTQLLALARTQSQGMTEPVARSRFALREAVRPVLEDLLPLAQHKDIDLGVDSSLDAEVDTSLADLQLLLSNLIDNAIRYTPAGGCISLALVTGAQVRPGMARLELTDNGPGIPAAERERVFEPFYRLDPSAAPGSGLGLAIAQSLAQRLGITIGLEMADPVAQRGLRVVLDIPAPE; encoded by the coding sequence ATGAGGCGCTCCCTCCAGGCACGCCTGTCGCTGGCGCTGACGCTGGCCATCCTGCTGGTGGCCGTGGGGGCTGGTGGCTTCGGTTTCATCAGTGCCTACCGCGAGTCCATCCGGGTGCAGGACGACCTGCTCATGCAGGTCGGCGCACTGCTGGCCCGCGTCGGCGGCAGCTTGCCAGCCGAGGGCGCGGTGGGTAGCTATCCGGGCAACGATCACGAATCGCGCATCAGCGTGCAATGGTTGCCCGGGCCAGACACCGATACCGATACGGTCGGGGTCAAGGACGAACTGCCGCTGCCGGCCGGGCTGAAGGATGGCTTCCAGACCGTCTTCATGGTGCACGAGGATTTCCGCGTCTACGTCCAGCCGCTGCCCTCGGGCCGGCGCATCGTGCTCGCGCAGGAAACTGACGCCCGCAATAGCATCGCCTACCAAAGCGCCTGGCGCGCACTGCTCCCTGTGCTGATCCTGGTGCCGGTGCTGCTGTTGGCGCTACGCCGCATCGTGCGCAAGCTGTTCGCCCCGCTGTCTAGCCTGCGCCAGGAGATCGACCAGCGCCGCGACGACCAGCTCGCCCCCATTGCCACGGCCGCCCTGCCCACGGAAATCGCCCCCTTCGTGGAAGCCATCAACCGCCTGCTGACCCGCGTGCAGAACGCCATGACCACCCAGCGCCGCTTCGTGGCCGATGCCGCCCATGAATTGCGCACACCGCTCACGGCCCTGTCCTTGCAGGCAGAACGGCTGCAACAGAGCGAGCTCTCCGACACCGCCCGCGAACGTCTGCAACGCCTGAGCAGCGGTATCGAGCGCAGCAAGGCGCTGGTGACGCAATTGCTGGCCCTGGCGCGGACCCAGTCCCAAGGGATGACCGAGCCAGTGGCGCGCAGCCGCTTCGCCTTGCGCGAGGCGGTGCGACCGGTGCTGGAAGACTTATTACCGTTGGCCCAGCACAAGGACATCGACCTGGGCGTCGACAGCAGCCTGGACGCCGAGGTGGACACCAGCCTGGCCGACCTGCAATTACTGTTAAGCAACCTGATCGACAACGCCATCCGCTACACCCCGGCCGGTGGCTGCATCAGCCTGGCCCTGGTGACGGGCGCCCAGGTCCGGCCTGGCATGGCAAGACTGGAGCTCACCGACAACGGCCCCGGCATCCCGGCCGCCGAGCGCGAGCGCGTGTTCGAGCCCTTCTACCGGCTTGATCCGTCCGCTGCGCCCGGTTCCGGGCTGGGCCTGGCCATTGCGCAATCGCTGGCCCAGCGGCTGGGCATCACCATTGGGCTGGAGATGGCCGATCCAGTGGCGCAGCGCGGTTTGCGGGTGGTGTTGGATATTCCGGCGCCGGAGTGA
- a CDS encoding response regulator transcription factor: MRILLVEDDTMIGEEVRSALKDASYAADWVSDGARALAALAQQDYEAVLLDLGLPGADGLSVLRQLRSHSTIPVLIITARDGVQDRIAGLDTGADDYLLKPFDMGELLARLRAVMRRKSGAATDVLDNGQLALDVAAKTARWQQQPPVALSAREFALLLALMRRPGAILSRTELEERIYGWGEEVESNAVEFLIHSLRKKLDRDAIKNVRGMGWMVARHTGHA, from the coding sequence ATGAGGATACTGCTGGTAGAAGACGACACCATGATCGGCGAAGAAGTGCGTAGCGCCTTGAAGGACGCTTCCTATGCGGCCGACTGGGTCAGCGACGGTGCCCGTGCGCTGGCCGCACTGGCGCAGCAGGATTACGAGGCCGTGCTGCTGGACCTGGGCCTGCCCGGCGCCGATGGGCTCTCGGTATTGCGCCAGCTGCGCAGCCACTCGACCATCCCGGTGCTCATCATCACCGCCCGCGACGGCGTGCAGGATCGCATCGCCGGGCTCGATACCGGTGCCGACGACTACCTGCTCAAGCCCTTCGACATGGGCGAACTGCTGGCGCGCCTGCGCGCGGTAATGCGGCGCAAGTCGGGTGCGGCCACCGATGTCCTGGACAACGGCCAGTTGGCGCTGGATGTGGCCGCCAAGACCGCGCGCTGGCAGCAACAGCCGCCGGTGGCGTTGTCGGCCCGTGAATTCGCGCTGTTACTGGCCCTCATGCGTCGTCCCGGCGCCATCCTCTCGCGCACCGAACTGGAAGAACGCATCTATGGCTGGGGTGAGGAAGTGGAAAGCAATGCGGTGGAATTCCTGATCCATTCACTGCGCAAGAAACTGGACCGCGACGCCATCAAGAACGTCAGGGGCATGGGATGGATGGTCGCACGCCACACCGGCCACGCATGA
- a CDS encoding TetR/AcrR family transcriptional regulator, with the protein MSQLSAKNQRGRPRKFDYDEVLERAIRLFRQRGYGATSIADLVEATGLTRGSLYKAFKDKKSIYMAAFERYVASGHERIRAIARAEGSGRERVARLLAHYLEQSSGEPGRLGCLVVATGVEASVLEEEIAQLFEQALKRLEAVLAELIRVGMEDHSIAAQLNAPVAAKSLLCFLQGLRVVGKSDAHRPHLNKKMLAMAMKMLD; encoded by the coding sequence ATGTCACAACTGTCCGCAAAAAACCAGCGTGGTCGCCCCCGGAAATTCGACTACGATGAAGTCCTTGAGCGCGCCATCCGCCTGTTCCGCCAGCGCGGCTATGGTGCGACCTCGATTGCCGACCTGGTCGAGGCCACCGGTCTGACGCGTGGCAGTCTCTACAAGGCTTTCAAGGACAAGAAATCCATCTACATGGCCGCATTCGAGCGCTATGTCGCCAGTGGTCACGAGCGCATCCGGGCCATTGCACGCGCCGAGGGCAGCGGTCGCGAGCGGGTTGCGCGCCTGCTGGCGCATTATCTGGAGCAATCCTCTGGAGAACCAGGCCGCCTCGGCTGCCTGGTGGTCGCCACCGGCGTGGAAGCCAGCGTACTGGAAGAAGAGATCGCGCAGTTGTTTGAACAGGCGCTCAAGCGCCTGGAAGCCGTCTTGGCCGAGTTGATCCGGGTCGGTATGGAAGATCACTCCATTGCCGCGCAGCTCAATGCTCCGGTGGCTGCCAAGTCCCTGCTGTGTTTCCTGCAAGGCTTGCGGGTGGTGGGCAAAAGCGATGCGCATCGCCCGCATTTGAACAAGAAGATGCTGGCCATGGCCATGAAGATGCTGGATTGA
- a CDS encoding alpha/beta fold hydrolase: MNPSHYENDIALHHKLIDVDGIRLHYVEAGTGAPVLLIPGWPQSWFAWRDVIPRLARAGRRVIAIDPRGMGDSAHPQDGFTPGIVAAEIHRFAQLTGLLEAGKLDVAGHDVGAWIAYAYAADWPEDVRTLSLLDAALPGISPLPTTEIPTDEINKRTWHFSFNRLPDLPEILVRGHERPYLTWLFTQKAARPWVFTPAVLDEYTRIYTQPGGTRAAFAYYRESFSRQALQANQARAARKLEMPVMAIGGQLSVASSLFQTLQGIASNVCGQVIADCGHFVMEECPEEVAAHLLDFISA, from the coding sequence ATGAACCCTTCACACTACGAGAACGACATCGCGTTACACCACAAACTCATCGATGTCGATGGCATCCGCCTCCATTACGTCGAAGCCGGCACGGGCGCGCCGGTCCTGCTGATACCGGGCTGGCCGCAGAGCTGGTTTGCCTGGCGCGATGTGATCCCCCGCCTGGCGCGCGCCGGACGTCGGGTGATTGCCATTGACCCGCGCGGCATGGGCGATTCGGCCCATCCCCAAGACGGATTCACGCCCGGCATCGTGGCCGCTGAAATCCACCGCTTTGCCCAACTGACGGGATTGCTGGAAGCCGGCAAGCTGGATGTGGCCGGCCATGACGTGGGGGCCTGGATCGCCTATGCCTATGCGGCCGACTGGCCCGAGGATGTGCGCACCCTGAGCTTGCTGGATGCCGCCTTGCCGGGCATTTCTCCATTGCCCACCACGGAGATCCCCACGGATGAGATCAATAAACGGACCTGGCATTTTTCCTTCAATCGCCTGCCCGACCTGCCCGAGATTCTGGTCCGGGGACACGAGCGGCCATACCTGACGTGGTTGTTCACCCAGAAAGCGGCGCGCCCGTGGGTGTTTACGCCGGCGGTCCTGGATGAATACACGCGCATCTATACGCAACCCGGAGGAACCAGGGCGGCCTTTGCCTACTATCGGGAATCGTTCTCGCGCCAAGCGCTGCAGGCCAACCAGGCCAGGGCTGCCAGGAAACTGGAGATGCCGGTCATGGCCATCGGCGGGCAATTGTCAGTGGCATCCTCGCTGTTCCAGACCTTGCAAGGCATCGCCAGCAATGTATGCGGACAAGTCATTGCCGATTGCGGACATTTCGTCATGGAAGAGTGCCCGGAAGAGGTCGCAGCGCATCTGCTGGATTTCATCTCGGCCTGA
- a CDS encoding sigma-70 family RNA polymerase sigma factor, with protein MSVPHSADAQRFHTLYRQHHGWLQQWLRARLGSSVDAADLAQDTFVRVLGKPRALDEVREPRAWLSRIAHGLVVDKVRRDEVERACLDAIARLPEPQAISPEARLLLVEALAAIDAMLEGLGARAREAFLMSRLEEMSYPEIARSMGVSLSSVEKYMAAAIRHCYLMRQSWQR; from the coding sequence ATGTCCGTCCCGCACTCCGCCGATGCCCAGCGCTTCCACACGCTCTATCGCCAGCATCATGGCTGGCTGCAGCAATGGTTGCGGGCGCGCCTGGGCAGTAGCGTCGATGCAGCCGATCTGGCGCAGGATACCTTCGTGCGGGTGCTGGGCAAGCCGCGTGCGCTCGACGAAGTGCGTGAGCCGCGTGCCTGGCTCAGTCGCATCGCCCATGGGCTGGTGGTGGACAAGGTGCGACGTGATGAAGTCGAACGCGCCTGCCTGGACGCCATCGCCCGCCTGCCCGAGCCGCAGGCGATCTCGCCCGAGGCGCGGTTGCTGCTGGTGGAGGCGCTGGCGGCCATCGATGCCATGCTCGAAGGCCTGGGTGCCAGGGCGCGCGAGGCTTTCCTGATGTCGCGCTTGGAAGAGATGAGCTATCCCGAGATCGCGCGGAGCATGGGCGTGTCACTGAGCAGCGTGGAGAAATACATGGCCGCTGCCATCCGTCATTGCTATCTGATGCGGCAATCCTGGCAGCGCTAG
- a CDS encoding FecR family protein, whose product MAARPSPQPPAAAADPVLDQAIAWLVKLRADAGRTAPDAVLQARIDAWRLADARHEAVWGELMAAEAQFQRLVALPVPPEQWQQPLSELTRTRTRRQARRRWLGGVTLGLGGLALGALAARQAGLWEGLDGQRYATATGQHRRLALGDGTQLTLDTDTSVQLRFDGRQRLLVLQQGDIFIDTGKDALAPQHRPFLVQTAQARLQALGTRFDVRQQQGSTRLTVLEGRVAVATGQEPRTVIEPGETVDIDAQGHLRRQATGSAAMDPTAWLEGSLVARQMRLAEVLAEIARYRHGWLQCDAAVAQLRVSGVFQLQDSDAALESLAQALPVAIERRTRFWVRVVPA is encoded by the coding sequence ATGGCCGCCCGCCCATCCCCCCAGCCGCCCGCCGCCGCGGCCGACCCGGTCCTGGATCAGGCCATCGCCTGGCTGGTCAAGTTGCGCGCCGACGCTGGCCGTACCGCCCCGGACGCCGTCTTGCAAGCGCGCATCGATGCCTGGCGCCTGGCTGATGCGCGCCATGAGGCTGTATGGGGCGAGCTGATGGCTGCTGAAGCCCAGTTCCAGCGCCTGGTGGCCTTGCCGGTGCCACCTGAGCAATGGCAGCAGCCGCTGTCCGAGCTGACCCGCACCCGCACGCGCCGTCAGGCGCGCCGGCGCTGGCTGGGTGGCGTGACACTGGGGCTGGGCGGTCTGGCCCTGGGGGCGCTGGCCGCGCGCCAAGCCGGTCTGTGGGAAGGGCTGGACGGCCAGCGCTACGCCACCGCGACCGGCCAGCACAGACGCCTGGCCTTGGGCGATGGCACACAACTGACCCTGGATACCGATACCAGCGTGCAGTTGCGTTTCGACGGCCGGCAGCGGCTGCTGGTGCTGCAGCAAGGCGACATCTTCATCGACACCGGCAAGGATGCGCTGGCCCCGCAGCATCGGCCCTTCCTGGTGCAGACCGCCCAGGCCCGCCTGCAGGCGCTGGGCACGCGCTTCGACGTGCGCCAGCAGCAGGGCAGCACGCGCCTGACCGTGCTCGAAGGCCGGGTCGCCGTCGCCACCGGCCAGGAACCCAGGACGGTCATCGAACCCGGTGAAACCGTGGACATCGATGCCCAAGGCCATCTGCGACGGCAAGCCACCGGCTCGGCCGCCATGGACCCGACGGCCTGGCTGGAGGGCAGTCTGGTGGCGCGCCAGATGCGGCTGGCCGAGGTGCTGGCCGAGATCGCGCGTTACCGCCATGGCTGGTTGCAATGCGATGCCGCCGTGGCGCAGTTGCGGGTGTCGGGGGTGTTCCAACTGCAAGATAGCGATGCTGCCCTGGAGTCACTGGCCCAGGCACTGCCGGTGGCCATCGAGCGACGCACGCGGTTCTGGGTGCGGGTCGTGCCCGCCTGA
- a CDS encoding TonB-dependent siderophore receptor, with protein MNFSSEMPNPTCLPSSPCHAGRPGQGLWRLLLAWSLLLVSVAGWSQELDPARRHYQISAGPLEDALNRFARQAAITLSYAPDMVQGRQAPALQGDLAVEEGLARLLVGSGLRAVRAGHGSYAVQWELPSWSQGAAVPQQAQPLKLVTIVGGRDPLVAGDDESGYAASSSQTATRTATPLLEIPQSLSVVGRAEMEARGADSILDVLRYLPGANTETHGVDPRGYDYFNLRGFINAQNTSNYLNGLRQMVSGFGMFRTEAYGLERVEVLRGAASASFGQADPGGVVNRISKLAGSDAPDEILASLGNFQRRQLAADLSGHADDGRLQGRIVGLALDSHTQFSYGNGRAVENDRLYLAPSLKLQLAPQTSLILLADYLQDRNGSGRWTAVRPDGSLTHTLVGDPGIDQQRGEQWSLGWQLEHRLDDQWRLQQDFRQAGLRSQYSVLNPGSLNGNLLARSSARYDTQLESSQLDTRLQGQWRQGALDHTLLLGLDLTRLRQREQRYRGDAPSLDLAQPVYGLPIAMASQLVAQLAEDMQQSGLYLQDQIRQGPLVWTLGSRYDRVIDTNRNTLAQTRQDTRAHAWSHRLGVSWKLTPTLAPYLNYSTAFLPQPGQDANGQPFAPTHARQLEAGLKFQPQQGRAIYTAALFQITKDHVLSNDPGHANFYVDQSQVRSRGLELEARGELWPGLNLLAAYSYTQALNIAQADPGLLGKSPVLVPRQAASLWLDYTPGDAWPGLGLGGGARYSGASYANADNSVCNAATVLLDAMLRLDQGRWRYSLNVSNLANRRNTSCLAEPTLTCFWAEERMAVLSARYRW; from the coding sequence ATGAATTTTTCTTCCGAGATGCCCAACCCCACCTGCCTGCCATCCTCACCTTGCCATGCTGGCCGCCCCGGCCAGGGGCTGTGGCGCTTGCTGCTGGCCTGGAGCCTGCTGCTGGTGAGCGTGGCGGGCTGGTCGCAAGAGCTTGACCCGGCCCGACGCCACTACCAGATCAGCGCCGGCCCGCTGGAGGACGCCCTGAATCGCTTCGCGCGGCAGGCCGCCATCACCTTGTCCTACGCGCCAGACATGGTGCAGGGACGGCAGGCGCCCGCGCTGCAAGGCGATCTGGCCGTGGAAGAGGGGTTGGCGCGCCTGCTGGTCGGCAGTGGTCTGCGGGCGGTGCGTGCCGGTCATGGTAGCTATGCCGTGCAGTGGGAACTGCCCTCGTGGTCGCAGGGTGCAGCGGTGCCGCAGCAGGCGCAACCCCTCAAACTGGTCACCATCGTTGGTGGCCGCGATCCGCTGGTGGCGGGCGACGATGAATCCGGCTACGCCGCCAGCAGCAGCCAGACCGCCACCCGCACGGCCACGCCCTTGCTGGAGATCCCGCAATCGCTGTCGGTGGTGGGGCGGGCGGAGATGGAGGCGCGTGGCGCCGACAGCATCCTGGACGTGCTGCGCTATCTGCCCGGCGCCAATACCGAGACCCACGGGGTCGATCCGCGCGGTTACGACTATTTCAACCTGCGTGGCTTCATCAATGCCCAGAACACCAGCAATTACCTCAATGGCCTGCGCCAGATGGTGTCCGGCTTCGGCATGTTCCGCACCGAAGCCTACGGGCTGGAGCGGGTCGAAGTGCTGCGCGGCGCGGCCTCGGCCAGCTTCGGGCAGGCCGATCCGGGCGGGGTGGTCAATCGCATCAGCAAGCTGGCCGGCAGCGACGCCCCGGATGAGATCCTGGCGTCGCTGGGCAATTTCCAGCGCCGCCAACTGGCCGCCGACCTGAGCGGCCACGCCGACGATGGCCGGTTGCAGGGGCGTATCGTCGGGCTGGCGCTGGACAGCCACACCCAGTTCAGTTACGGCAATGGCCGCGCCGTCGAGAACGATCGTCTCTATCTGGCGCCTTCGCTGAAGCTGCAACTGGCACCGCAGACCAGCCTGATCCTGCTGGCCGATTATCTGCAGGACCGCAATGGCAGCGGTCGCTGGACGGCGGTGCGGCCCGATGGCAGCCTCACGCATACCCTGGTGGGTGACCCCGGCATCGATCAGCAGCGCGGCGAGCAATGGTCGCTGGGCTGGCAACTGGAGCATCGTCTCGACGATCAGTGGCGCCTGCAGCAGGATTTCCGCCAAGCCGGCCTGCGCTCGCAGTACTCGGTGTTGAATCCCGGCAGCCTCAACGGCAACCTGCTGGCGCGCAGCAGCGCCCGTTACGATACCCAGCTTGAGAGCAGCCAGCTCGATACCCGCCTGCAGGGCCAGTGGCGGCAGGGCGCGCTTGACCACACCCTGCTGCTGGGGCTGGACCTGACGCGCCTGCGCCAGCGCGAGCAGCGCTATCGCGGCGATGCACCCAGCCTGGATCTGGCGCAACCGGTGTATGGGCTGCCCATTGCCATGGCCTCGCAGTTGGTTGCGCAATTGGCAGAAGACATGCAGCAAAGCGGCCTCTACCTGCAGGACCAGATCCGCCAGGGGCCGCTGGTGTGGACCCTGGGCAGCCGCTACGATCGCGTCATCGATACCAACCGCAATACGCTGGCCCAGACGCGCCAGGACACCCGGGCTCACGCCTGGAGCCATCGCCTCGGCGTCTCTTGGAAGCTCACCCCCACGCTGGCGCCTTACCTTAACTACAGCACCGCCTTCCTACCCCAGCCTGGCCAGGATGCCAATGGCCAGCCCTTTGCCCCCACTCATGCACGTCAGCTCGAAGCCGGCCTCAAGTTCCAGCCGCAGCAGGGGCGGGCGATCTACACGGCGGCATTGTTCCAGATCACCAAGGATCACGTGCTCTCGAACGATCCTGGCCATGCCAATTTCTACGTTGACCAGAGCCAGGTGCGCTCGCGCGGGCTGGAACTGGAAGCACGCGGCGAACTGTGGCCGGGCCTGAACCTGCTGGCCGCCTATAGCTATACCCAGGCCCTCAATATCGCCCAGGCCGATCCCGGCTTGCTGGGCAAGTCGCCGGTGCTGGTGCCGCGTCAGGCCGCCAGCCTGTGGCTGGACTACACCCCGGGCGATGCCTGGCCCGGCCTGGGGCTGGGCGGCGGCGCGCGCTACAGTGGCGCCAGCTACGCCAATGCCGACAACAGCGTGTGCAATGCCGCCACCGTGCTGCTGGACGCCATGCTGCGGCTGGACCAGGGGCGCTGGCGCTACAGCCTCAACGTCAGCAACCTGGCCAACCGGCGCAATACCTCTTGCCTGGCCGAACCCACGCTGACCTGTTTCTGGGCCGAAGAACGGATGGCGGTCTTGAGTGCCCGTTATCGTTGGTAG